The proteins below come from a single Streptococcus hyointestinalis genomic window:
- a CDS encoding polysaccharide deacetylase family protein, translated as MRRRRKRKSSYKALLALGFVFVGFCLLGAFALSKAFLSEDKTAEKTTITSSSKQSTSTSTTQSEEKAEEVSWQKQDEPVRIPILMYHAIHDMDPSEAASANLIVSPSVFETHIKRLKEEGYYFLSPEEAYKALTENSLPSQKVVWLTFDDGDEDFYTQAYPILKKYSAKATNNVITSFVENGNAANLTLEQMQEMKQNGMSFQAHTVTHPDLSVQTPERQSSEMTGSKSFLDSNLSQDTIALAYPSGRYNETTLQTAGQSYKLAVTTNEGLAEYSDGLLSLDRVRVLPSMTADDLLASMQASW; from the coding sequence ATGCGTCGTCGCAGAAAAAGAAAGTCATCTTATAAAGCTCTATTAGCGCTTGGTTTTGTTTTTGTAGGTTTTTGTTTACTGGGGGCTTTTGCGCTCTCAAAAGCTTTTCTCTCTGAGGACAAAACAGCTGAAAAGACCACAATCACCTCAAGTAGCAAGCAAAGCACTAGCACATCAACGACACAAAGTGAAGAAAAAGCAGAAGAAGTGAGCTGGCAAAAGCAAGACGAGCCTGTTCGCATTCCGATTTTGATGTATCATGCCATTCATGACATGGATCCGTCAGAAGCAGCTAGCGCCAACCTCATCGTCTCACCCAGCGTTTTTGAAACGCACATCAAGCGCTTAAAGGAGGAGGGCTATTATTTCCTCTCGCCAGAGGAGGCTTATAAGGCGCTGACTGAAAATAGCTTGCCCAGCCAAAAGGTGGTTTGGCTGACCTTTGATGATGGGGATGAGGACTTTTACACGCAGGCTTACCCTATTCTCAAAAAATACAGCGCCAAAGCTACCAATAATGTCATCACAAGCTTTGTGGAAAATGGCAATGCTGCTAATCTCACTCTTGAGCAGATGCAAGAGATGAAGCAAAACGGCATGTCCTTTCAAGCGCATACCGTCACACACCCTGACTTGTCAGTACAAACGCCAGAGCGCCAAAGTAGCGAGATGACAGGCAGCAAGAGCTTTTTGGACAGCAATTTGTCACAAGATACTATCGCCCTTGCTTATCCGTCTGGGCGCTACAACGAGACAACCTTGCAAACGGCAGGGCAAAGTTATAAACTGGCTGTCACGACCAATGAAGGTTTGGCAGAGTACAGCGATGGGCTGCTGTCTCTTGATCGGGTGCGGGTGCTGCCAAGCATGACAGCAGATGATTTACTAGCTAGTATGCAAGCGAGTTGGTAA